Below is a genomic region from bacterium.
TCCTCTTTTCTTTTTTAATTTTTCAAATAACAACCTGGGCAGTGCAGATCATTTGATTTTCATTAAGCACTTCAAATTTTGTTCACCATCTGACAAATCGTGTCAGTGAATAGTGCAACTACTGTTGCCCAGCAAGGGTTGTGGTCTTTTAACCGTTCAGGTCACGGGATGCGGTGGGGTCGTTACTTCGCTATCACCGGATACCGTCGTTACCGTGGGAGAGGATTTTTCGTTTATGCGCTCAGCGCGTACCGTCGGCGCGGCGCTGGAAGGACGGCATGATCGAACGTTCCGGTCGAATGGGGCCGATACGAATGGCGTGGGCCATTCGGTTCAGTGCCGCTTCGCTTTACTTAAACGTCGAACCGGTTGTACGGAACTACTTCCTGGATACCAGCTCCTTGATCATGCTGGTGGCGATGACCAGTCGCTGAATTTGGTTCGTGCCCTCGTAGATTTGGGTTATCTTGGCGTCGCGCATGAGCTTTTCCGCCGGGTAGTCCTTCATGTAGCCGTAGCCGCCGAGAATCTGCACCGCGTCGGTGGTGACCCGCATGGCGACGTCGGAGGCGAAGAGCTTGGACATGGCGCTGACCTTGGAGATGTCTTTGGCTCCGGAGTCTATGTGGCGGGCTGCTTGGTAGATAAGCGCCCGCGCCGCTTCTATATCCGTGGCCATATCCGCCAGCATGTTCTGGATGGACTGGAAGCTGGAGATGGGCTTGCCGAACTGGATCCGCTGGTGAGCGTAACTCAGGGCCAGATCGAGGGCGGCCTGGGCGATGCCCACCGCCTGGGCGGCCACTCCGGGCCGTGTCCGGTCCAGCGTCCGCATGGCGATGGAGAACCCCATGCCCTCTCGGCCGAGGATGCTCTCCCCGGGGATGAAGCAGTCGGTGAAGGAGAGCTCGCGGGTCGAGGAGGCGCGGATGCCCATCTTGTCCTCCTTCTTCCCGTAGTTGAAACCCTCGGTCCCGTCTTCGACGATGAAAGCGGAGATGCCGCGGGAGCCCTTGGCGCGGTCGGTGATGGCGATGACGGTGTATATCTTCGCCTCGCCGCCGTTGGTTATCCACTGCTTGGTGCCGTTGAGGAGGTAG
It encodes:
- a CDS encoding acyl-CoA dehydrogenase family protein; the encoded protein is MDYLLTPEQTEMRNLARRIADEKIRPVAAEYDIRQEFPWPIVKIFAQTDLFRTFIPVEYEGLGGGILELALITEELSRGCGGIALALAGTALGAYPIILFGTEEQKRRLLPSVAAGEKLCAFALTEPEAGSDAGAQKTTAKRVKGGYLLNGTKQWITNGGEAKIYTVIAITDRAKGSRGISAFIVEDGTEGFNYGKKEDKMGIRASSTRELSFTDCFIPGESILGREGMGFSIAMRTLDRTRPGVAAQAVGIAQAALDLALSYAHQRIQFGKPISSFQSIQNMLADMATDIEAARALIYQAARHIDSGAKDISKVSAMSKLFASDVAMRVTTDAVQILGGYGYMKDYPAEKLMRDAKITQIYEGTNQIQRLVIATSMIKELVSRK